In Panacibacter microcysteis, the genomic stretch GGCGGGCGCATTATCTGAGCTCAGGAAACATGTATTACCAAAAGATTACCCACAGGTAGATTTTTCAGGAATGAAAATTTACCTCGTAGACGGAATGTCGCGTGTATTGCCACCCATGTCGGAAAAAGCGAGTGCAATAACCCAAAAGACCCTGGAGAAATTTGGTATCATTATTAAAAACGATACAATGGTGGAAAGCTATGACGGCCGTACGCTCAGGTTCAAATCCGGTGAAACGATAAATACCTATACCGTTATATGGTCTGCGGGTGTTACAGGAGAAGCCATAGACGGACTGCACAAAGAATGGATGGAGAGAGGGCGCATTCTTACAGACGTATATTGCAGGGTGACCGGCAGCAATAATATTTTCGCCATTGGCGATATTGCATTGATGAAAACTACCGCTTACCCCAAAGGACATCCTGGTGTGGCGCAACCTGCTATACAAATGGGCAAATACCTTGGCAAACACCTGAAAGCTATGCATGAAGGAAAGGAGGTTCCGCCATTTAAATATTTTGACAAAGGCTCGCTTGCCACTATTGGCCGTGGCAAAGCAGTTGCGGATATCTGGAAGCTTCATTTTGGAGGCCGCCCTGCATGGTGGATCTGGCTTTTTGTACATCTCACTTTTCTCATCACCTTTCGTAATAAATTGTTTGTGCTGGTAAACTGGTTTTGGAACTACATTACTTTTGACAAAGGAAACCGGCTTATTATACGACCGTATGTTAAGAGTGGAAACGAATTAGCCAAACAGGTTTTCAAAGAAAATGAAACGGCAGCTTAATAACATCC encodes the following:
- a CDS encoding NAD(P)/FAD-dependent oxidoreductase; translation: METGNALNLSLNVPDTTKPRVVIVGGGFGGLYTAKKLSTKYFQVVLFDKHNYHTFQPLLYQVATAALQPDSIVGPLRKIFTNRDDFHFRMLKVLSINNETQEITTTAGNLHFDYLIIATGMKTNFFGNKEIEQYALPMKTIPNALNLRSHLMQMFEWASMTQDKTQQDKILTIVLAGAGPTGVELAGALSELRKHVLPKDYPQVDFSGMKIYLVDGMSRVLPPMSEKASAITQKTLEKFGIIIKNDTMVESYDGRTLRFKSGETINTYTVIWSAGVTGEAIDGLHKEWMERGRILTDVYCRVTGSNNIFAIGDIALMKTTAYPKGHPGVAQPAIQMGKYLGKHLKAMHEGKEVPPFKYFDKGSLATIGRGKAVADIWKLHFGGRPAWWIWLFVHLTFLITFRNKLFVLVNWFWNYITFDKGNRLIIRPYVKSGNELAKQVFKENETAA